From a region of the Roseivirga sp. 4D4 genome:
- a CDS encoding HAD family hydrolase translates to MIKHILFDCDGVLIDTEIVAAEVVTDWLNSENVAIDIEEFIRDYTGKTFTDIINILKKKGSLSPDLDLSLVVPELDSEIRDNQRPIDGVWEMLDSLNTARSVVSNSAKDYVELALEKLKITHHFEGRIYSAEMVAKGKPDPGVYLLALEKLSVTRDEVLVVEDSVAGVVASKAAGLKTIGYLGGSHVRQGHGDQLLMAGVDALVQDHVALTHYLSEY, encoded by the coding sequence ATGATCAAACACATACTTTTTGACTGTGATGGTGTACTGATAGATACGGAAATCGTGGCTGCTGAAGTAGTCACTGATTGGCTCAATAGTGAGAACGTAGCCATCGACATTGAGGAGTTTATCCGTGATTACACGGGTAAGACATTCACTGACATCATCAATATCCTGAAAAAAAAAGGGAGCCTAAGCCCCGACTTAGACCTAAGCTTAGTTGTACCTGAACTAGATAGCGAAATTCGAGATAATCAGCGTCCCATTGATGGTGTTTGGGAAATGTTAGATTCATTGAATACGGCAAGGTCCGTGGTGTCCAACAGTGCTAAAGACTATGTGGAACTGGCACTGGAAAAGCTTAAAATCACACATCATTTTGAAGGCAGAATTTACTCTGCTGAAATGGTAGCCAAAGGCAAACCAGACCCAGGAGTCTATTTGCTCGCCCTTGAAAAACTATCCGTGACAAGGGACGAGGTACTTGTTGTTGAGGATAGCGTAGCGGGTGTGGTGGCTTCAAAAGCAGCAGGACTAAAGACTATCGGCTATTTGGGGGGAAGTCATGTGAGACAAGGTCATGGCGATCAATTATTAATGGCAGGAGTTGATGCTTTAGTGCAAGATCATGTCGCCTTAACACATTACTTATCTGAGTATTAA
- a CDS encoding endonuclease/exonuclease/phosphatase family protein encodes MKALKLKILLRGGLFLLRAYCWIRQKKNKERMVAAMLLIPAMILLMPTYTFTLTLLQSFLFQAMLVYGIFSIIWIFKHHYRLAGINFSIYLLLLIKINSPIDMGYSVSQGKEELKVMQFNVHAVNTTFEETIDRVIQLSPDFISFQEVAPVWAEKLEEGLKADFPYYTVMTHPLESQGIAVFSKYPLIETERVIWAGTANITGKVQVGEEQINFLALHTMSPTTKNRWDYRNAHIQAAKRFIQEREGEFLVLGDFNTVPWDKRLISFKSSTDLKDSRKKLTPTYPTWNPFVAQIPIDYIFHSKGIGCDSLNAVTITSDHKAIMGTFQIAG; translated from the coding sequence ATGAAAGCGCTTAAACTCAAAATATTGCTCAGAGGAGGATTGTTCCTCCTCCGGGCTTACTGCTGGATAAGACAAAAGAAAAACAAGGAAAGAATGGTAGCAGCCATGTTGTTAATACCTGCCATGATTCTCCTTATGCCGACATATACGTTCACACTCACTTTGCTGCAGTCTTTTCTGTTCCAAGCCATGTTGGTCTATGGCATTTTCAGCATCATTTGGATCTTCAAACATCACTATCGATTGGCAGGGATAAATTTTAGCATTTATCTGCTGCTACTCATCAAGATCAATAGCCCCATCGACATGGGGTATAGTGTAAGCCAAGGCAAGGAAGAGTTGAAGGTGATGCAATTCAATGTACATGCTGTGAATACCACCTTCGAGGAAACCATTGATCGTGTTATCCAATTAAGCCCTGATTTTATCTCTTTTCAGGAAGTTGCACCAGTGTGGGCCGAAAAACTTGAAGAAGGCCTGAAAGCCGATTTCCCTTATTATACCGTAATGACCCACCCTTTAGAAAGTCAAGGAATTGCCGTTTTTAGTAAGTATCCGCTGATCGAAACCGAAAGGGTGATTTGGGCAGGTACCGCCAATATCACAGGCAAAGTGCAGGTGGGAGAAGAGCAAATCAACTTCCTGGCCCTACATACCATGTCGCCCACAACAAAAAACCGATGGGACTATCGGAATGCTCATATTCAAGCGGCTAAAAGGTTCATTCAGGAAAGAGAAGGTGAGTTTTTGGTCTTGGGAGACTTTAATACAGTGCCATGGGATAAACGCTTGATCAGTTTTAAGTCTAGTACTGACTTAAAGGACAGCCGCAAGAAGCTGACACCAACTTATCCTACATGGAACCCTTTTGTAGCTCAGATCCCTATAGACTACATCTTCCATTCCAAGGGTATTGGCTGTGACTCACTAAACGCGGTAACAATTACCTCAGATCACAAAGCGATTATGGGCACTTTTCAGATTGCAGGATGA
- the creD gene encoding cell envelope integrity protein CreD — protein MEQKQESTFEKVNNAIKNSISIKLLSIGFLIAILLIPQSMIKSLISERQSNQFVAVNEVSDSWAAPLELTGPILTIPFEVVYSDKDKTYRTKKYAHFLPEELLIDGALNPETRKRGIYEVIVYSTSLALKGKFGKIDMKQFTDQPQHILWQEATLSIGIPDMRGIQSDIQFQLEDTAYRMESGIPDFLHLDLDQNDLRYGSVSVRNSKNQTGVNSRVKIDEKQKQTSFSVDLDIRGTKTLMFNPVGKTTKVKLTSSWPHPSFEGQFLPNDHQISEDGFTAEWSVFDLNRNYPQQWIGEAHSISNADFGVNLYQPVDNYQQNTRSAKYAVLILFLTFISFFFIEVLNKKKIHPIQYILVGLTLTIFYTLLLSLSELIGFGGAYWVASSIIIVMLTSYSLSILKSRKLAGFMLLFFTMIYSFIFVILRMEDFSLLVGSFGLLIVLGFCMYLSRKVDWYNIKSTKNGLSHESA, from the coding sequence ATGGAACAAAAACAAGAATCTACCTTTGAAAAGGTAAACAACGCCATTAAGAATTCCATCAGCATCAAGCTGCTGAGCATTGGATTTCTCATCGCTATACTCCTCATTCCACAATCGATGATAAAATCCCTTATCAGCGAACGGCAATCGAATCAATTTGTAGCGGTTAACGAAGTATCTGACAGTTGGGCAGCACCTCTCGAACTCACAGGCCCCATCTTGACCATCCCTTTTGAGGTCGTATATAGCGATAAGGACAAGACCTATCGTACTAAGAAGTACGCTCATTTTCTACCAGAAGAATTACTTATTGATGGGGCACTAAACCCAGAGACTCGCAAACGGGGAATTTATGAAGTGATTGTTTATTCGACCTCTTTGGCCCTAAAAGGGAAGTTCGGCAAAATTGATATGAAGCAATTCACTGATCAGCCACAGCACATTCTCTGGCAAGAAGCAACGCTAAGCATTGGTATTCCGGATATGAGAGGGATTCAATCGGATATACAGTTTCAGCTTGAAGATACAGCTTATAGAATGGAGTCAGGGATTCCCGATTTTCTTCATCTTGACTTAGACCAAAACGATCTGCGCTATGGTTCAGTAAGCGTCCGAAATAGTAAAAATCAAACAGGAGTCAACAGCAGGGTCAAAATCGATGAAAAACAAAAGCAAACCAGCTTCTCTGTTGATTTGGATATAAGAGGAACGAAAACCCTCATGTTTAATCCAGTTGGCAAAACCACAAAAGTTAAACTGACATCAAGCTGGCCTCACCCGAGTTTCGAAGGGCAATTTCTACCGAATGATCATCAAATCTCGGAAGACGGATTCACAGCAGAATGGTCGGTATTCGACCTCAATCGAAATTACCCACAGCAGTGGATTGGTGAAGCCCATAGCATCAGCAATGCTGACTTTGGGGTTAACCTTTATCAACCTGTAGACAACTATCAACAGAATACGCGTTCGGCCAAGTATGCCGTGCTGATTCTATTCCTCACTTTTATCTCATTCTTCTTTATTGAGGTTTTGAATAAGAAGAAGATTCATCCGATTCAATACATTCTCGTTGGTCTGACACTTACAATATTCTATACATTACTGCTTTCTCTTTCTGAATTGATCGGCTTTGGTGGAGCTTATTGGGTTGCCTCTTCCATCATAATCGTTATGCTCACCTCCTATTCGCTTTCCATTCTTAAGAGCAGAAAGCTGGCTGGTTTCATGTTGCTGTTTTTTACCATGATATACAGTTTCATTTTCGTCATTCTCAGAATGGAAGATTTCTCATTATTAGTGGGAAGCTTTGGCCTCCTGATTGTTCTCGGTTTCTGCATGTACCTATCCAGAAAAGTAGACTGGTATAATATCAAATCAACTAAAAATGGACTCTCTCATGAAAGCGCTTAA
- a CDS encoding TIGR00730 family Rossman fold protein, translating into MTNEDKIKQAFKDRNWNEIKTHDSWVIFKVMAEMVEGFEKLAKIGPCVSIFGSARTQPDNEYYTMAEEIAAKLVRHGYGVVTGGGPGIMEAGNKGAQSEDGKSVGLNIELPHEQGNNIYIDPDKLISFDYFFVRKVMFVKYSQGFIVMPGGFGTLDELFEAITLIQTNKIGRFPIVLVGTEFWGGLLDWVKGTMLSFGNISPQDLDLINLVDTPTDAVKVIDEFYSKYLLSPNF; encoded by the coding sequence ATGACAAACGAAGATAAAATCAAACAAGCCTTTAAAGACCGTAACTGGAACGAGATCAAAACCCATGACTCATGGGTAATTTTCAAAGTGATGGCGGAAATGGTCGAAGGTTTTGAAAAACTGGCAAAAATCGGTCCCTGTGTCTCCATTTTTGGATCTGCCAGAACTCAGCCAGACAATGAATATTATACCATGGCCGAAGAAATTGCTGCTAAACTGGTAAGACATGGTTATGGTGTCGTAACAGGCGGTGGACCCGGTATCATGGAAGCTGGTAACAAGGGAGCACAAAGTGAAGACGGTAAATCCGTAGGTTTGAACATCGAGTTGCCTCATGAGCAGGGTAACAACATTTACATAGATCCAGATAAATTGATCTCATTTGACTACTTCTTTGTCAGAAAGGTCATGTTTGTCAAGTACTCTCAAGGCTTTATTGTAATGCCCGGAGGCTTCGGCACCTTGGATGAGCTTTTTGAAGCCATCACCTTAATCCAAACCAATAAAATCGGTCGCTTCCCGATCGTTTTAGTAGGTACTGAATTCTGGGGAGGGTTGTTGGACTGGGTAAAAGGCACCATGCTTTCATTTGGCAACATCAGTCCACAAGATTTAGATTTAATCAACTTAGTAGATACTCCAACCGATGCCGTTAAGGTGATTGATGAATTCTATTCTAAATACCTCCTATCACCGAACTTCTAA
- a CDS encoding RNA polymerase sigma-70 factor has product MHDQDEIRLQQQLSQGSEKAFEEVFQAYFKVLTVFSKKFVQDLSVAEDLVQEVLLKLYENRRSIQFHTSLKAFLFQSVRNKSIDYLRSLKSKSDHHDQFKLLSVAESADWNDTMEQSELEERIAKAISVLPDQCQLIFKMSRFDGKRNQEIAEELDISKRTVETQVSNALKRLRKDVLPYVNLLIIILSRLF; this is encoded by the coding sequence GTGCACGACCAAGACGAGATCAGGCTTCAACAGCAACTGTCGCAAGGCAGTGAAAAGGCCTTTGAAGAGGTTTTTCAAGCCTACTTCAAGGTACTTACCGTATTCTCAAAAAAGTTTGTGCAAGACTTGAGTGTGGCTGAGGATTTGGTTCAAGAGGTTTTGCTCAAACTTTATGAAAACAGAAGGTCCATCCAATTTCACACTTCGCTTAAAGCGTTTCTCTTTCAATCGGTTAGAAACAAATCAATCGACTATCTGCGGTCGTTAAAGTCAAAGTCAGATCATCACGATCAATTCAAATTATTGAGTGTTGCAGAGTCTGCCGACTGGAATGACACGATGGAACAATCCGAACTTGAAGAAAGGATTGCGAAAGCGATTTCAGTATTGCCAGATCAGTGCCAGTTAATCTTTAAGATGAGTCGCTTTGACGGAAAGCGGAATCAGGAGATTGCAGAAGAACTGGATATCTCAAAAAGAACAGTAGAAACGCAGGTGAGTAATGCCTTGAAGCGATTGAGAAAAGATGTACTGCCGTACGTCAATCTCTTGATTATAATCCTTTCAAGGCTGTTTTAG
- the uvrA gene encoding excinuclease ABC subunit UvrA, with protein MEKLKENTSIDLAPVDLSGHENIEIFGAREHNLKNIDTVIPRNKLVVITGISGSGKSSLAFDTIYAEGQRRYMESFSAYARSFIGDMERPDVDKINGLSPVISIEQKTTSRNPRSTVGTLTEIYDFLRLLFARTGVAYSYLTGKAMIRQSEDQIVDHLIQNFDKQKLILLAPVVKGRKGHYRELFVQIRKMGFTKVRVDGVVMDMVPKMQVDRYKTHDIEIVVDRIIAEAEDRYRITQSVKTALSHGKGVMMVRDEETKIHHFSKYLMDPETGLSYDEPAPNNFSFNSPYGACQTCNGLGQIEEISKENVVPDKSLSISRGGIAPLGDYRDIWIFKKIDAILKRYKVNLSTPIEKIPEEVMDVILYGDDVPVAVSSKKYPGTEWSTKFEGIIKFLEKQKDEGTEKTKRWIEDFMSIKTCPSCNGDRLKKESLHFKIADTNIAQLARMDITQLSNWFVGVEDRMTEKQRQIAPEILKEIRKRIGFLLDVGLDYLTLNRPLRTLSGGEAQRIRLATQIGTQLVGVLYIMDEPSIGLHQRDNVKLINALKNLRDIGNTIIVVEHDKDMMLASDHIIDIGPGAGRHGGQIVADGSPETFLKEGGITADYLKGQRNIEIPKKRRAGNGDQIVLKGAEGNNLQNVTLKLPLGKMVCVTGVSGSGKSTLIHDTLFPILNQHFFRSRKNPLAYKSIDGLKNVDKVIEVDQSPIGRTPRSNPATYTGVFSDIRTLFTELPEAKIRGYKAGRFSFNVKGGRCETCEGAGMKLIEMDFLPNVHVPCETCKGKRYNRETLEVRFKGKSISDVLDMTVEQAVEFFEHQPKILRKIKTLNDVGLGYISLGQHATTLSGGEAQRVKLATELSKKDTGKTLYILDEPTTGLHFQDIQHLLDVLNRLVDKGNSVLVIEHNLDVIKVSDHIIDLGPEGGNGGGTIVAEGTPEKVAKSTKGYTAQFLKEELS; from the coding sequence ATGGAAAAACTCAAGGAAAACACCTCTATCGATCTTGCCCCCGTAGACCTTTCTGGTCACGAAAACATCGAAATTTTCGGTGCCCGGGAGCATAATCTGAAGAATATTGATACGGTGATTCCTCGGAACAAACTGGTGGTAATCACTGGTATCTCCGGCTCCGGAAAATCCTCTCTCGCATTTGATACCATCTATGCCGAAGGCCAGCGCAGGTATATGGAAAGTTTTTCGGCCTATGCCCGTTCTTTTATCGGGGATATGGAGCGCCCAGATGTTGATAAAATCAACGGGTTGAGCCCAGTCATCTCTATTGAGCAGAAGACTACCTCTCGTAATCCGCGATCCACCGTAGGTACACTCACCGAGATTTATGATTTCCTTCGACTTCTCTTTGCGCGAACGGGTGTAGCCTATTCCTACCTGACGGGAAAGGCAATGATCCGCCAATCAGAAGATCAGATTGTCGATCACCTGATTCAAAACTTTGATAAGCAGAAGCTCATCCTGCTGGCTCCAGTAGTAAAAGGAAGGAAGGGTCATTATCGTGAGTTATTCGTTCAGATCAGAAAAATGGGCTTCACCAAAGTGCGTGTCGATGGCGTGGTGATGGATATGGTGCCCAAAATGCAAGTCGATCGGTATAAGACGCATGATATTGAGATTGTAGTTGACCGTATCATTGCTGAGGCTGAAGATCGTTATCGCATTACACAAAGTGTCAAAACGGCACTTTCCCATGGTAAGGGGGTGATGATGGTTCGAGACGAAGAGACCAAGATCCATCACTTTTCGAAATATCTGATGGACCCTGAAACAGGATTGTCCTACGATGAGCCAGCTCCGAACAACTTCTCTTTTAACTCACCCTATGGTGCTTGCCAGACCTGCAATGGACTGGGGCAGATTGAAGAGATCAGTAAAGAAAATGTTGTTCCAGATAAAAGCTTGAGCATTAGCCGTGGTGGTATCGCCCCGCTTGGAGACTATCGCGATATCTGGATCTTTAAAAAGATTGACGCCATTCTGAAGCGTTATAAGGTTAACCTTTCCACCCCAATAGAAAAGATTCCTGAAGAGGTGATGGACGTCATTCTTTATGGGGATGATGTTCCAGTCGCGGTAAGTTCAAAAAAGTACCCCGGTACAGAATGGAGCACCAAGTTTGAGGGCATCATAAAGTTTCTGGAAAAGCAGAAAGACGAAGGAACGGAGAAGACCAAACGATGGATTGAAGACTTTATGTCCATCAAAACCTGTCCGTCCTGCAATGGTGATCGTCTCAAGAAAGAATCCCTTCACTTCAAAATTGCGGATACCAACATTGCGCAGCTCGCCCGAATGGACATCACTCAACTGAGCAATTGGTTTGTGGGTGTGGAAGATCGGATGACGGAGAAGCAGAGACAGATTGCTCCGGAAATTCTAAAAGAGATTAGAAAGCGCATCGGCTTTTTGCTCGATGTAGGTCTAGACTATTTAACACTAAACCGACCTTTAAGAACCCTTTCAGGGGGTGAAGCCCAAAGGATACGACTGGCTACGCAAATCGGCACTCAGTTGGTTGGTGTGCTGTATATCATGGACGAACCTAGTATTGGTCTTCATCAAAGAGACAATGTGAAGCTGATCAATGCTTTGAAGAACCTACGAGATATTGGCAACACCATTATCGTGGTGGAACACGACAAAGACATGATGCTGGCTTCCGATCACATCATTGATATTGGACCAGGTGCTGGTCGGCACGGGGGTCAGATTGTTGCCGATGGATCGCCAGAGACTTTCTTAAAAGAAGGCGGCATTACGGCTGACTATCTAAAAGGCCAGCGAAACATAGAAATACCTAAGAAGCGAAGAGCTGGAAACGGTGATCAAATTGTACTCAAAGGAGCTGAAGGCAACAATCTTCAGAATGTCACCTTGAAATTGCCTTTGGGTAAAATGGTTTGTGTGACTGGCGTATCTGGAAGTGGGAAGTCCACATTGATTCACGATACCCTGTTCCCAATCCTGAATCAGCATTTCTTCCGTTCTAGAAAGAATCCTCTGGCTTACAAGTCGATTGATGGCCTCAAAAATGTGGACAAAGTGATTGAAGTAGACCAATCACCGATTGGCAGAACGCCAAGGTCTAACCCCGCCACTTATACGGGGGTATTCTCTGACATCAGAACCCTATTTACTGAATTGCCTGAGGCAAAAATCCGGGGCTATAAAGCGGGAAGGTTCTCCTTCAATGTAAAAGGAGGTCGTTGCGAAACCTGCGAGGGTGCCGGAATGAAGCTTATCGAAATGGACTTCTTGCCAAATGTACATGTGCCTTGTGAAACCTGTAAAGGGAAGCGTTACAATCGTGAGACGCTGGAAGTACGATTCAAAGGCAAATCGATCTCCGATGTGCTTGATATGACGGTAGAGCAAGCCGTTGAATTCTTTGAGCATCAGCCAAAGATTTTAAGAAAGATCAAAACCCTTAATGATGTCGGCTTGGGGTATATCTCACTCGGTCAGCATGCGACTACCCTCTCAGGTGGAGAAGCGCAAAGGGTTAAACTAGCCACAGAGCTTTCCAAGAAAGACACTGGAAAAACCCTTTACATTCTTGATGAACCTACCACAGGCCTTCACTTTCAGGACATTCAGCATTTGTTGGATGTTTTGAACCGATTGGTGGATAAAGGAAACTCTGTATTGGTGATCGAGCACAATCTGGATGTGATCAAAGTTTCAGATCATATTATTGATTTAGGTCCAGAGGGAGGAAATGGTGGAGGAACCATTGTAGCCGAGGGAACGCCTGAAAAGGTTGCCAAGAGCACAAAAGGCTATACCGCACAGTTCTTGAAAGAGGAGCTCTCATAG
- a CDS encoding FecR domain-containing protein has protein sequence MKEKAIISDHLLIDYLKQETSAEENRQVEDWLNSDPANQLELDKIRLVWEKSESLKDFEAIDLDKNWRSIRGKIGQNEKGVGSKWQIWKYAAAVLLIAAISVFLLRPGEVIMRQAMASTDPLEVVLADGSTVWLNEGATLDYPEEFSTSTREVTLSGEAYFDIAHNPEKPFRVMADGTTTEVLGTTFTVSEGEGESLELVLATGKVRFTKGNQRVTLTPGQMVVVDAKGEVTKRDNDNPNFMSWKTRTLTFEDAPMKEVIGEISSLYNVVLEIEDKDFLDCPLTTTFENESLDGVLETIALLFNIEIKQNGQLYQLSGKGCEF, from the coding sequence ATGAAAGAAAAGGCCATCATATCGGATCATTTATTGATCGACTACTTGAAGCAAGAGACTAGTGCCGAGGAGAACAGGCAAGTGGAAGATTGGCTTAATAGCGATCCTGCAAATCAGTTAGAACTGGATAAGATAAGATTGGTTTGGGAAAAGTCAGAAAGCTTAAAGGACTTTGAAGCGATAGATCTAGATAAGAACTGGCGATCCATTCGAGGTAAAATCGGTCAAAATGAGAAAGGCGTAGGCTCTAAGTGGCAAATCTGGAAGTATGCCGCTGCAGTCTTATTGATTGCAGCAATTTCAGTCTTTCTACTCAGGCCAGGAGAGGTCATAATGAGGCAGGCGATGGCCTCAACTGATCCCCTAGAAGTGGTTTTGGCGGATGGTTCAACCGTTTGGCTAAACGAGGGAGCTACGCTAGACTATCCTGAGGAATTTTCTACCTCTACCAGAGAAGTGACACTAAGTGGAGAAGCATATTTTGATATTGCTCACAATCCTGAAAAGCCTTTTAGGGTGATGGCCGATGGCACAACAACTGAAGTGTTGGGAACCACTTTCACGGTGAGCGAGGGAGAGGGTGAATCTCTGGAGCTTGTATTGGCAACGGGTAAGGTGCGCTTTACAAAAGGGAATCAAAGAGTCACACTGACACCAGGACAAATGGTTGTGGTCGATGCGAAAGGTGAGGTGACCAAAAGGGATAATGACAACCCAAACTTTATGTCATGGAAAACCCGCACACTTACTTTTGAGGATGCACCAATGAAAGAAGTGATTGGTGAAATCTCAAGCTTATATAATGTAGTGCTTGAGATTGAAGATAAGGACTTTTTGGACTGTCCACTGACTACTACGTTTGAAAACGAGTCCCTTGATGGTGTGCTCGAGACTATAGCGCTACTTTTTAATATAGAAATAAAACAAAATGGTCAACTCTATCAATTGAGTGGAAAGGGCTGCGAATTTTAG
- a CDS encoding winged helix-turn-helix domain-containing protein: protein MKVDIHKLNKAFENRVRLGIMSALIAGEAMDFNRLKELLDVTDGNLASHLKALEKEAFVEVQKSFIGRKPNTKYRVTKPGKKAFNEHINALEALIKKQTGKG from the coding sequence TTGAAAGTAGATATTCACAAGCTGAATAAAGCCTTTGAAAACAGGGTACGATTAGGGATTATGTCTGCTCTAATAGCCGGTGAAGCGATGGATTTTAACCGGCTAAAAGAGCTGCTCGATGTTACAGACGGTAACTTGGCAAGTCACTTAAAAGCGCTGGAAAAAGAGGCTTTTGTCGAGGTTCAAAAGTCCTTTATCGGCCGAAAGCCGAATACAAAATATAGGGTCACAAAACCGGGTAAAAAAGCCTTTAATGAGCATATCAATGCACTTGAAGCACTCATAAAAAAGCAAACAGGGAAAGGGTAA
- a CDS encoding TIGR01777 family oxidoreductase translates to MSQKILITGGTGLVGSVLIPMLKAKGHKIVVLSRTKKEHPDYEVFEWDYKRDYLEEGALAGVDTIMHLAGAGVADAKWTPERKDEIYNSRIKTSLLLHNELQKGGHQVKTFVAASAIGLYGDDTGNQLIRETMPVGHNFLAHVTDAWETATNKISSLGIRLVQLRIGIVLSKDGGALVELLKPPVAAPLGKGKQYMSWIHIVDLAQMFIESAENESYVGAYNAVGPKPETNRDFTKKAAKAFGKVFLPIPVPSLVLKLMLGEMASIVLGGSRISSQKIEEAGFKFRFPKLEKALDDLSTK, encoded by the coding sequence ATGTCTCAGAAGATATTGATTACCGGGGGTACCGGCCTTGTAGGTTCCGTCCTTATTCCAATGCTCAAGGCCAAAGGTCATAAGATTGTTGTCTTAAGCCGGACCAAGAAAGAACATCCTGATTATGAAGTTTTTGAATGGGATTATAAGCGTGACTATCTGGAAGAAGGTGCCTTAGCAGGTGTAGATACCATTATGCATCTGGCAGGTGCTGGTGTCGCTGATGCCAAGTGGACGCCAGAGCGGAAAGACGAAATCTACAATAGCCGAATTAAAACATCCCTGCTCTTACACAATGAGCTTCAAAAAGGAGGGCATCAAGTTAAAACCTTCGTGGCGGCTTCTGCCATTGGGCTCTATGGCGATGACACGGGCAATCAATTGATTAGAGAGACCATGCCGGTAGGTCATAATTTCCTGGCGCATGTCACTGATGCCTGGGAAACCGCCACCAATAAAATCAGTTCATTGGGCATTCGATTGGTACAGCTTAGAATAGGCATTGTTCTAAGTAAGGACGGGGGTGCTCTTGTTGAATTACTCAAACCGCCCGTTGCCGCTCCCTTAGGAAAAGGGAAGCAATATATGAGCTGGATTCATATTGTTGATCTGGCTCAGATGTTTATTGAGTCTGCTGAAAATGAAAGTTATGTTGGCGCTTACAATGCCGTAGGGCCAAAGCCAGAAACGAATAGAGATTTTACTAAGAAAGCTGCGAAGGCTTTCGGAAAAGTCTTTCTACCAATTCCAGTTCCATCCCTTGTATTAAAGCTTATGCTAGGGGAAATGGCCTCCATTGTTTTAGGTGGAAGCAGGATCAGTAGCCAAAAGATTGAGGAGGCAGGTTTTAAATTTCGCTTTCCTAAATTGGAAAAGGCCCTAGACGACCTTAGTACCAAGTAA